In Devosia sp. 1566, a single genomic region encodes these proteins:
- a CDS encoding ROK family transcriptional regulator, producing the protein MHPSVVRQIHASRIFHAIRLNPNASQREIADKAETDKSTVSAILKDFEAIGLIERATKVAGKGRGRPGERISISANGGLLVGVHPVPGEISYVVTGLDGAPLGQVTRTLPHRSELAAELRAGIGELVASIGRSMNEVRAVGVSVPGLVGRDGHLAHSPNLGWRDLELRSLLDNAVEASLYIDNNCNADAMAEYLFGSAAEDETFIYLDSSSGVGAGLFLDGALFRGHGGYAGEFGHTKIVPNGRLCRCGNTGCLSAYVSDFALAQRLQQDGVQVSSTAELLNLAEAGNELALHVLAEMGSYLGIGVSNLINIFDPPRVILGGSLARLAPFIRNSMIHAVEELALPAALQDCRIEFSSLSTNNVPLGGVALALEGCTNFSGAKAPLWHAPSAADPSAAESAAS; encoded by the coding sequence ATGCATCCATCTGTTGTTCGCCAGATCCATGCCTCGCGCATCTTCCATGCGATCCGGCTCAATCCCAATGCCTCGCAGCGCGAGATCGCCGACAAGGCCGAGACGGACAAGTCGACAGTGTCGGCGATCCTCAAGGATTTCGAGGCCATTGGTCTGATCGAGCGCGCCACCAAGGTCGCGGGCAAGGGGCGCGGGCGGCCTGGGGAGCGCATTTCGATCTCGGCCAATGGGGGCCTGCTGGTCGGGGTGCATCCCGTGCCCGGTGAGATCAGCTATGTGGTAACGGGGCTCGACGGGGCGCCGCTGGGACAGGTGACGCGCACGCTGCCGCATCGCTCCGAACTCGCCGCCGAATTGCGCGCCGGAATTGGCGAGCTGGTGGCCAGCATCGGTCGCAGCATGAACGAAGTGCGCGCCGTGGGGGTGTCGGTGCCGGGCCTGGTGGGGCGCGACGGGCACCTCGCCCATTCGCCCAACCTGGGATGGCGCGACCTCGAATTGCGCAGCCTGCTCGACAATGCCGTCGAGGCGTCGCTCTACATCGACAACAACTGCAATGCCGATGCGATGGCCGAATATCTGTTCGGCAGCGCCGCCGAGGACGAGACCTTCATCTATCTCGACAGCTCCTCGGGCGTGGGCGCGGGCCTGTTTCTCGATGGCGCGCTGTTTCGGGGCCATGGCGGCTATGCCGGCGAGTTCGGCCACACCAAGATCGTGCCCAATGGGCGGCTGTGCCGCTGCGGCAATACCGGGTGCCTGTCGGCCTATGTGTCGGATTTCGCGCTGGCGCAGCGGCTGCAGCAGGACGGGGTGCAGGTGTCCTCGACCGCCGAGCTGCTCAACCTCGCCGAAGCGGGCAACGAGCTGGCGCTGCATGTGCTGGCTGAAATGGGCAGTTATCTCGGGATCGGGGTGTCCAACCTCATCAATATCTTCGATCCGCCGCGGGTGATCCTCGGGGGGAGTCTGGCGCGGCTGGCGCCCTTTATCCGCAACTCGATGATCCACGCCGTCGAGGAGCTGGCGCTGCCCGCAGCGCTGCAGGATTGCCGGATCGAATTCTCGAGCCTCAGCACCAACAATGTGCCGCTGGGCGGGGTCGCCCTGGCGCTGGAAGGCTGCACCAATTTTTCGGGCGCCAAGGCGCCGCTCTGGCATGCGCCCAGCGCTGCCGACCCATCTGCCGCAGAATCTGCGGCGAGCTGA
- a CDS encoding carbohydrate ABC transporter permease — protein sequence MSAFAVRRPALSTGLRYFILVVLAILYLTPLLMAFNASLKSPAEIPYSLQLPSEIYWQNYAEGWERIGRSVWNSFLITIPSVVLSVFVGSLAAYPLSQVNIPGGRVVYLLILAGMLVPYQAVQIPLFMIMRSLGLYNTIPGMWLVHTAYGLPFVTFFMRNYFATVPRSMFEAAQLDGCGPAGYFFKILLPASVSGLAAIAIVQSRSAWNDLFFGLTLTSGQNSPAPVSLYAMIGGLDVDDGPMMAATIISIVPMMIAFLLFQKAFTRGLLGGSSK from the coding sequence ATGAGCGCCTTTGCCGTCCGTCGCCCTGCGCTTTCCACCGGGCTGCGCTATTTCATCCTCGTCGTGCTGGCGATCCTCTATCTGACGCCGCTCTTGATGGCGTTCAATGCCAGCCTCAAGAGCCCGGCCGAAATCCCCTATTCGCTGCAATTGCCCAGCGAAATCTATTGGCAGAACTATGCCGAGGGCTGGGAGCGGATCGGGCGCTCGGTGTGGAACAGTTTCCTGATCACCATCCCCTCGGTCGTGCTGTCGGTGTTTGTGGGCTCGCTCGCGGCGTATCCCCTGTCGCAGGTCAATATTCCGGGCGGGCGCGTCGTTTACCTGCTGATCCTCGCCGGGATGCTCGTGCCCTATCAGGCCGTGCAGATCCCGCTGTTCATGATCATGCGTTCGCTCGGGCTCTACAACACCATTCCGGGGATGTGGCTGGTCCACACCGCCTATGGGCTGCCCTTCGTGACCTTTTTCATGCGCAACTATTTTGCGACGGTGCCCCGCTCGATGTTCGAGGCGGCGCAGCTCGATGGCTGCGGGCCGGCGGGGTATTTCTTCAAGATCCTGCTGCCGGCATCGGTGTCGGGGCTGGCGGCGATCGCCATCGTGCAGAGCCGGTCGGCCTGGAACGATCTGTTCTTCGGGCTGACCCTCACCAGCGGGCAGAACAGCCCGGCGCCGGTCAGCCTTTATGCCATGATCGGCGGGCTCGACGTGGATGACGGCCCGATGATGGCGGCGACGATCATTTCGATCGTTCCCATGATGATTGCGTTCCTGCTGTTCCAGAAGGCATTCACGCGGGGCCTGTTGGGTGGCTCGTCGAAATGA
- a CDS encoding sugar ABC transporter permease produces the protein MGGLDFRARRNLVYALFLLGPIALFIAAFIYPVIDTIWLSLHSWDGMSVERQWVGLANFQQILNQPRTMHALFNNFQWLIYFLVLPTIVGLGLALLLDSDVKGAYIFRTIFFLPFTITTVAVASAWRWLYRPTTGLFSTILNSLGLSEWNQNWLGDPQIVTYSIMAASLWAWSGFTFLIYFAGLRNLPTEYIEAARIDGASPWTILTKIKLPLLLPSTVVVLGIAGVDSMRVFDIVWSMTQGGPFESSYVLAVDMYETSFSRFQMGQGAAIAVLLLVLAAIVVMPYVYYMSTQVEEVRE, from the coding sequence ATGGGCGGACTTGATTTCAGAGCCAGGCGCAACCTGGTTTATGCGCTGTTCTTGCTGGGTCCGATCGCGTTGTTTATCGCCGCCTTCATTTACCCGGTGATCGATACGATCTGGCTGTCGCTGCATTCGTGGGACGGAATGTCGGTGGAGCGGCAATGGGTTGGGCTGGCGAACTTCCAGCAGATCCTCAACCAGCCGCGTACCATGCATGCGCTGTTCAACAATTTCCAGTGGCTGATCTATTTCCTGGTGTTGCCCACGATCGTGGGGCTCGGGCTGGCGCTTTTGCTCGATAGCGACGTCAAGGGCGCCTATATTTTCCGGACCATCTTCTTTTTGCCCTTCACCATCACGACCGTGGCGGTGGCGTCGGCCTGGCGGTGGCTGTATCGGCCGACGACGGGGCTGTTCTCGACCATACTCAACAGTCTGGGACTGTCGGAGTGGAATCAGAACTGGCTCGGCGACCCGCAGATCGTGACCTATTCGATCATGGCGGCCTCGCTTTGGGCGTGGAGCGGGTTCACCTTCCTCATCTACTTTGCCGGGCTGCGGAACCTGCCCACCGAATATATCGAGGCGGCGCGGATCGATGGGGCGTCGCCCTGGACGATCCTCACCAAGATCAAGCTGCCGCTGCTGCTGCCCTCGACCGTCGTGGTGCTGGGGATTGCGGGCGTCGATTCCATGCGCGTCTTCGATATCGTCTGGTCGATGACCCAGGGCGGGCCGTTTGAATCGAGCTATGTGCTGGCCGTCGATATGTACGAGACCTCGTTCTCGCGCTTCCAGATGGGGCAGGGCGCGGCGATCGCGGTGCTGCTGCTGGTGCTCGCGGCCATCGTGGTGATGCCCTATGTTTATTACATGTCCACCCAGGTCGAGGAGGTGCGCGAATGA
- a CDS encoding ABC transporter substrate-binding protein: protein MSSRSKFLAVSLLALSVAAGSAPASAQQVPEFWHYMGVGGEYDGVKAMIAEINKQNPDAPVTERVIPGHTQGLRQQVQVSLMGGTPPMAYQFNSGYDLTQVANSGRILDIEDVWQDIRGDEIFPEGLRRIITFGGVHTALPISLSIVNDVFYNKAVFEKLNLTPPTTWEEWNTVCETLEANNVACLGNSAGWPWSFYNFYAPLLSVVGEEGYWQFARGELSWTGPEMREAFEIFRENYAEHYAPNWTAAAWADSSDQLMRGEIGMYQAGNWISGYMKGRGWTPGEDYDFFVAPGTEDQSIFQTDTVVVLKGDLQEQGKQFVRSVVSVEAQTAFNQPKGSLAPNVEVSTDIYDVIGKREAERFATMALPSLMILLPVDYRMAIGTEIEKYAANPTPEGLETSLAMLEQMRLSMADQKLFYAW from the coding sequence ATGTCCAGCAGATCCAAGTTTCTTGCCGTATCCCTCCTCGCGCTGTCGGTCGCGGCCGGCAGCGCGCCCGCTTCGGCCCAGCAGGTGCCCGAGTTCTGGCACTATATGGGCGTTGGCGGCGAGTATGATGGCGTCAAAGCCATGATCGCCGAGATCAACAAGCAGAACCCGGACGCCCCGGTCACCGAGCGGGTGATCCCGGGCCATACCCAGGGCTTGCGCCAGCAGGTGCAGGTGTCGCTGATGGGGGGCACCCCGCCCATGGCCTACCAATTCAACTCGGGTTACGACCTAACCCAGGTGGCCAATTCGGGCCGCATTCTCGACATCGAGGATGTGTGGCAGGATATCCGGGGCGACGAGATTTTCCCCGAAGGGCTGCGCCGCATCATCACCTTTGGTGGCGTGCATACGGCGCTGCCGATTTCGCTGAGCATCGTCAATGACGTGTTCTACAACAAGGCGGTGTTCGAAAAACTCAACCTGACCCCGCCCACGACCTGGGAAGAGTGGAACACGGTCTGCGAAACGCTCGAGGCCAACAATGTGGCGTGCCTGGGCAATTCGGCGGGCTGGCCCTGGAGCTTTTACAACTTCTATGCGCCGCTGCTGAGCGTTGTGGGCGAAGAGGGCTATTGGCAGTTTGCCCGCGGGGAGCTGTCCTGGACCGGTCCCGAAATGCGCGAAGCCTTCGAGATCTTCCGCGAGAATTATGCCGAGCATTATGCGCCCAACTGGACGGCAGCGGCCTGGGCTGACTCGTCGGACCAGCTGATGCGCGGCGAGATCGGCATGTATCAGGCCGGCAACTGGATTTCTGGCTATATGAAGGGCCGCGGCTGGACGCCGGGCGAGGATTACGACTTCTTTGTTGCGCCGGGCACCGAGGACCAGTCGATCTTCCAGACCGATACGGTGGTGGTGCTCAAGGGCGACCTGCAGGAGCAGGGCAAGCAGTTCGTGCGCTCGGTGGTGTCGGTGGAAGCGCAAACCGCGTTCAACCAGCCCAAGGGCTCGCTCGCGCCCAATGTGGAAGTGTCCACCGACATCTATGACGTGATCGGCAAGCGCGAAGCGGAGCGGTTCGCCACCATGGCACTGCCGAGCCTCATGATCCTGTTGCCGGTGGATTACCGCATGGCGATTGGCACCGAGATCGAGAAATACGCGGCCAATCCGACCCCCGAAGGGCTCGAGACTTCACTCGCGATGCTCGAGCAGATGCGCCTCTCCATGGCCGACCAGAAGCTGTTCTACGCCTGGTGA
- a CDS encoding molybdopterin-dependent oxidoreductase translates to MELRNADPQQRGEYGMAYTSTHWGVYEAKNTGGTVELTPAPWDRDPSPLSRSLTSGRDAAARIRRPAIRAGFLKSGAASREGRGREPFVEVPWDEAFDITAHHIARVREQYGNESFYGGSYGWSSAGRFHHAQSQFNRFFRLTGGYVDSVDSYSLAAARVILPHVVAPWGELSQGHTDWNNLAEHTELFIAFGGLPAKNTQVNPGGASDHVVREALRRMAAGKTQFVNVSPSRSDLTDAEGCEWLPIRPGSDTALMLALAYVLIAEDLHDRAFIESHSVGFEQLRDYLFGAADNQHKTPAWAAPLCDIPADTITALARRMAKGRTMINVAWSLQRAENGELPYWMAVNLAVLLGQIGLPGGGFGVGYACMQSVGSGRFPFSGPRLPQGTNPVTTFIPVARVSDMLLNPGGSFTYDGGSFTYPDIKLVYWCGGNIFHHHQDLNKLIEAWRRPEVTIINESFWTPHAKFSDIVLPATTTLERNDIGSASLDRFMVAMKRVADPVGEARDDYDIFSGIAERLGFAEQLREGRTAEQWLEVLYEECRPRAEVFGITLPPFDQFWEEGLFDLPAPEQDTIMLESFRKDPEDFPLNTPSGLIELTSTKIAGFHLPDFPATPEWREPREWLGAPRAETYPLHLLSNQPSTRLHSQYDHGVVSRESKINGREPLTMNLADATTRGLAHGDVVRVFNDRGAFLAGLVVSDAIRPGVVQIATGAWYDPLVPGEIGTLDKHGNPNAVTQDIGASSLSQGCAAQSALVQVERFTGELPPITAFQPPQFVAKEP, encoded by the coding sequence TTGGAGCTGCGGAACGCTGATCCGCAGCAGCGCGGAGAGTACGGCATGGCCTATACCTCGACCCATTGGGGCGTGTACGAGGCAAAGAACACCGGCGGCACGGTGGAACTGACCCCGGCTCCCTGGGACCGCGACCCCTCCCCCCTCAGCCGCTCCCTCACCTCCGGCCGCGATGCGGCCGCCCGCATCCGCCGTCCCGCCATCCGCGCCGGCTTCCTCAAATCGGGCGCCGCTTCGCGCGAGGGCCGCGGGCGCGAGCCCTTTGTGGAAGTGCCCTGGGACGAAGCCTTCGACATCACGGCGCACCACATCGCCCGCGTGCGCGAGCAATATGGCAATGAGAGTTTTTACGGCGGCTCCTATGGCTGGTCGAGCGCCGGCCGCTTCCACCACGCCCAAAGCCAGTTCAACCGCTTCTTTCGCCTCACCGGCGGCTATGTCGACAGCGTCGACAGCTATTCCCTCGCCGCCGCGCGCGTGATCCTGCCCCATGTGGTCGCGCCTTGGGGCGAGCTGTCCCAGGGCCATACCGATTGGAACAATCTGGCCGAGCATACCGAACTCTTCATCGCCTTCGGTGGCCTGCCCGCCAAGAACACCCAGGTCAATCCGGGTGGCGCGAGCGACCATGTGGTGCGCGAAGCGCTGCGCCGCATGGCGGCCGGCAAAACCCAGTTCGTCAATGTCAGCCCCAGCCGCTCCGACCTGACCGATGCCGAGGGCTGCGAATGGCTGCCGATCCGGCCTGGCTCCGACACTGCCCTGATGCTCGCGCTCGCCTATGTGCTGATCGCCGAAGACCTGCACGACCGGGCTTTCATCGAAAGCCACAGCGTCGGCTTCGAGCAGCTGCGCGATTACCTCTTTGGCGCCGCCGACAACCAGCACAAGACCCCCGCCTGGGCCGCCCCGCTCTGCGACATCCCTGCCGACACCATCACCGCGCTCGCCCGCCGCATGGCCAAGGGGCGCACCATGATCAATGTCGCCTGGTCGCTCCAGCGCGCCGAAAATGGTGAATTGCCCTATTGGATGGCCGTCAACCTTGCCGTGCTGCTGGGCCAGATCGGCCTGCCCGGCGGCGGCTTTGGCGTTGGCTATGCCTGCATGCAAAGCGTCGGCTCAGGCCGCTTCCCCTTTTCGGGCCCCCGCCTGCCCCAGGGCACCAACCCGGTCACCACCTTCATCCCCGTGGCCCGCGTCTCCGACATGCTGCTCAATCCCGGTGGGTCCTTCACCTATGATGGCGGCAGCTTCACCTATCCCGATATCAAGCTGGTTTACTGGTGCGGCGGCAACATCTTCCACCACCACCAGGACCTCAACAAGCTGATCGAGGCCTGGCGCCGCCCCGAAGTGACCATCATCAATGAGAGCTTCTGGACACCGCACGCCAAGTTCTCCGATATCGTCTTGCCCGCCACGACGACGCTTGAGCGCAACGATATCGGCAGCGCCTCGCTCGACCGCTTCATGGTCGCCATGAAGCGCGTTGCCGATCCCGTCGGCGAAGCCAGGGACGACTACGATATCTTCAGCGGCATTGCCGAGCGCCTCGGCTTTGCCGAGCAACTGCGCGAAGGCCGCACCGCCGAGCAATGGCTCGAAGTGCTCTACGAGGAATGCCGCCCCCGCGCCGAGGTCTTCGGCATCACCCTGCCGCCCTTCGATCAGTTCTGGGAAGAGGGGCTCTTTGATCTGCCCGCCCCCGAGCAGGATACGATCATGCTCGAAAGCTTCCGCAAGGATCCCGAGGATTTCCCCCTCAACACGCCCTCGGGCCTCATCGAGCTGACCTCGACCAAGATCGCGGGCTTCCACCTGCCCGATTTTCCGGCCACCCCGGAATGGCGTGAACCGCGCGAATGGCTTGGCGCCCCGCGCGCCGAGACCTATCCCCTCCATCTCCTCTCCAACCAGCCCAGCACACGCCTCCATAGCCAGTACGATCATGGCGTCGTCAGCCGCGAATCCAAGATCAACGGCCGCGAACCTCTCACCATGAACCTCGCCGATGCCACCACGCGCGGCCTTGCCCATGGTGATGTGGTGCGCGTCTTCAATGATCGCGGCGCTTTCCTTGCCGGTCTCGTCGTCAGCGACGCCATCCGCCCCGGCGTCGTCCAGATCGCCACCGGCGCCTGGTATGATCCGCTGGTTCCCGGCGAGATCGGCACCCTCGACAAGCATGGCAACCCCAATGCCGTCACCCAGGATATCGGCGCCTCGAGCTTGAGCCAGGGCTGCGCCGCCCAAAGCGCGCTGGTGCAGGTAGAGCGCTTTACGGGCGAGTTGCCGCCCATTACCGCTTTCCAGCCCCCGCAATTCGTCGCCAAGGAGCCTTAG
- a CDS encoding TIM barrel protein translates to MRFSACLEMLFVPETADFTARIALARSAGFDLVEFWRWTNKDLDAVEAALRKHGVALSGIVAEPMIPLTDPTRHAEFLLGLEDSIATAQRLGAPLLIAQAGNEIDSLTRAEQHDAIVTVLRRAAPLLERANIILALEPLNTLVDHAGYFLHSTVEGLDIVDAVGSRHVRLLYDIYHSAVMGENIASVLDGRLDRIAHVHLADAPGRNEPGSGEMDWQGKLDWLGRAGYDGPVGLEFRPTGPTVDALELVLSR, encoded by the coding sequence ATGCGCTTTTCCGCCTGCCTCGAAATGCTGTTTGTTCCCGAAACCGCCGATTTCACCGCCCGCATCGCCCTGGCCCGGTCAGCCGGCTTTGATCTGGTGGAATTCTGGCGCTGGACCAACAAGGATCTCGATGCGGTGGAAGCGGCGCTGCGCAAGCATGGGGTTGCGCTCTCGGGCATCGTCGCCGAACCCATGATCCCGCTGACCGATCCCACGCGCCACGCCGAGTTTCTCCTCGGGCTCGAGGACAGCATCGCCACCGCCCAGCGCTTGGGCGCGCCGCTTCTCATTGCCCAGGCCGGCAACGAGATCGATAGCCTCACTCGGGCCGAACAGCACGACGCCATCGTCACTGTGCTACGCCGCGCCGCTCCCCTGCTGGAGCGCGCCAACATCATTCTGGCGCTCGAGCCGCTCAACACCTTGGTGGATCACGCCGGCTATTTCCTCCATTCCACGGTTGAAGGGCTCGATATCGTCGATGCCGTTGGCAGCCGCCATGTGCGCCTCCTCTATGACATCTACCATTCGGCCGTGATGGGCGAGAACATCGCCAGTGTGCTCGACGGCCGGCTCGATCGCATCGCTCACGTCCACCTCGCCGACGCCCCCGGCCGCAACGAGCCCGGCAGCGGCGAGATGGATTGGCAGGGCAAGCTCGATTGGCTGGGGCGCGCCGGCTACGATGGCCCCGTCGGCCTCGAGTTCCGCCCTACCGGTCCGACGGTCGACGCGCTCGAACTCGTGCTTTCCCGCTAA
- a CDS encoding M20/M25/M40 family metallo-hydrolase translates to MDYTTLPLDAGAILAGVRPWVECESPSWDAAAVNRMMDLAATHMQSMGATLERFPGDKGFGDCLYADFNPEDPRPGILLLGHLDTVHPIGTLAGPLSWRQDGNKAYGPGLYDMKSGNYLALEVLRLLREGGANSHLPVRMLLVSDEESGSPFSRPLIEHIARDQRFVLVVEGGDTSGNLAVGRYPVARFRIRTYGKSSHALIEPGIGVSALSGLARIVPRVEALAQPGRSLTVNYIQAGQHVAIIPTEGTIGLVSTAKTLDLLEDVYHQLVRIVQEEMGERGEVIRFSNRPLWTPTAADHALWQQARTLADPLDLPFGHDMMFGGSDGNITGALGVPTLDCLGPLGADAHQLTEHILLDSVVPRGRLLAGLLLTLQ, encoded by the coding sequence ATGGACTACACCACCCTCCCCCTCGACGCCGGAGCCATCCTTGCAGGCGTGCGCCCATGGGTCGAATGCGAAAGCCCCTCCTGGGATGCCGCCGCCGTCAATCGCATGATGGATCTGGCCGCCACGCACATGCAGAGCATGGGCGCGACCCTCGAGCGCTTCCCCGGCGACAAGGGCTTTGGCGATTGCCTTTATGCTGATTTCAATCCCGAGGACCCGCGCCCGGGCATCCTCCTCCTCGGCCATCTCGATACCGTCCATCCTATCGGCACCCTCGCCGGCCCGCTCAGCTGGCGCCAGGACGGCAACAAGGCCTATGGCCCCGGCCTTTACGACATGAAGAGCGGCAACTATCTCGCCCTCGAAGTGCTGCGCCTGCTGCGCGAAGGCGGCGCCAATTCCCACCTGCCCGTCCGCATGCTCCTCGTGTCGGACGAAGAATCGGGCAGCCCTTTCAGCCGCCCGCTGATCGAGCACATCGCCCGCGACCAGCGCTTTGTGCTCGTTGTTGAAGGCGGTGACACCAGCGGCAACCTCGCCGTCGGCCGCTATCCCGTCGCGCGCTTCCGCATCCGCACCTATGGCAAATCTAGCCATGCCCTGATCGAACCCGGCATCGGCGTTTCTGCCCTCTCTGGCCTCGCCCGCATCGTGCCGCGCGTCGAAGCCCTGGCCCAGCCCGGCCGCTCGCTCACCGTCAACTATATCCAGGCCGGCCAGCACGTCGCCATCATCCCCACCGAAGGCACGATCGGCCTCGTCTCCACCGCCAAGACCCTCGACCTGCTTGAAGACGTCTACCACCAGCTCGTGCGCATCGTTCAAGAAGAGATGGGCGAGCGCGGCGAAGTCATCCGCTTCTCCAACCGCCCGCTCTGGACCCCGACCGCCGCCGACCACGCGCTTTGGCAGCAAGCCCGCACCCTCGCCGACCCGCTCGACCTTCCATTCGGTCACGACATGATGTTCGGCGGCTCGGATGGCAACATCACCGGCGCGCTCGGTGTCCCCACCCTCGATTGTCTCGGACCACTGGGAGCCGATGCGCACCAATTGACCGAGCACATCCTGCTCGATTCCGTTGTCCCGCGCGGCCGCCTGCTCGCCGGCCTGCTGCTCACCCTCCAATAG
- a CDS encoding GAF domain-containing sensor histidine kinase, translating to MAHDFQQDVDAVQRIGAVPTILDVVCRATGMGFAAVARVTEDRWVACQVLDNIGFGLPAGGELKVETTLCHEIRQHRQVIAIDNVAEDPVYSSHHTPQIYGLKSYISVPITMADGRFFGTLCAIHPEPAQVNNPQVIGTLTLFAELLAYHLEAEDKLAAAETRATDQQANSDLREQFIAVLGHDLRNPLAAIDGGANILLREGAWTEKTPVILRLMKNSVTRMSGLIDNVLDLARSRLGGGISLDLDADRPLKPTLEQVVDEIRAANPARVIEAEIDLPRSAKVDHSRIAQMFSNLLGNAITHGADDQPIHVQVKLEDEATLALSVINASEPIPPEMMEHLFKAFHRGQVRSNAEGLGLGLYIAAQIAEAHGGKIDVHSDAEATRFTFRMPLN from the coding sequence ATGGCCCACGACTTCCAGCAAGACGTTGATGCTGTTCAAAGAATTGGCGCCGTCCCCACCATCCTCGACGTCGTTTGCCGCGCCACCGGCATGGGCTTTGCCGCCGTCGCCCGCGTTACGGAAGACCGCTGGGTTGCTTGCCAGGTCCTTGACAATATTGGCTTTGGCCTTCCCGCGGGTGGTGAACTCAAGGTAGAAACGACGCTCTGCCACGAAATCCGCCAGCACCGGCAAGTCATAGCGATCGACAATGTTGCGGAAGATCCGGTTTATTCTTCCCACCACACACCGCAGATCTATGGCCTCAAGAGCTATATCTCTGTGCCCATTACCATGGCTGATGGCCGGTTCTTCGGAACACTTTGCGCCATCCATCCTGAACCGGCGCAGGTCAACAACCCCCAGGTGATCGGCACGCTCACCCTTTTTGCCGAGCTTCTCGCCTATCACCTTGAAGCCGAAGACAAACTCGCCGCCGCCGAAACCCGCGCCACCGATCAGCAAGCCAACTCCGACCTGCGCGAACAATTCATCGCCGTGCTCGGCCACGACCTGCGCAACCCCCTCGCCGCCATCGACGGCGGCGCCAATATCCTGCTGCGCGAAGGCGCCTGGACCGAAAAAACCCCGGTCATCCTCCGCCTGATGAAAAACAGCGTCACCCGCATGAGTGGCCTGATCGACAATGTTCTCGACCTCGCCCGCAGCCGTTTGGGCGGGGGAATCTCGCTTGATCTCGATGCCGATCGGCCGCTAAAACCGACGCTGGAACAAGTAGTTGACGAAATCCGCGCCGCCAATCCGGCTCGCGTCATCGAAGCCGAAATCGACCTGCCCCGGTCAGCCAAGGTCGACCACAGCCGCATCGCCCAGATGTTCTCCAACCTGCTCGGCAACGCCATTACCCACGGCGCCGACGACCAGCCGATCCACGTTCAGGTCAAACTGGAAGACGAAGCCACCCTCGCGCTATCGGTCATCAACGCCAGCGAACCCATCCCTCCCGAGATGATGGAGCACTTGTTCAAGGCCTTCCACCGCGGCCAGGTGCGCAGCAATGCCGAGGGCCTCGGCTTGGGGCTCTACATCGCCGCCCAGATCGCCGAAGCCCATGGCGGCAAGATCGACGTCCATTCCGATGCAGAAGCCACCCGCTTCACCTTCCGCATGCCCCTGAACTAA
- a CDS encoding SDR family NAD(P)-dependent oxidoreductase: protein MSISSSAETVNYDWARGWYAGKRVLVTGGTSGIGAAVARAFVLSGAHVTATGVAQREIDALGGDVDFAAAELGLLDVRDAAAIGELVGKLPALDILVNCAGMIRRGEELDPAVFEQVLDVNLNGTMRMCSAAQPLLQASGQGSIVNLASMLSFFGGGLVPGYAASKGGVNQLTKSLAIAFAKDGIRVNAVAPGWIATPLTQALRDDPARSDPILARTPMGRWGRPEDVANAVLYLCSPAAGFVTGSTLVVDGGYSIS, encoded by the coding sequence ATGTCGATCAGTTCGTCCGCTGAGACCGTGAATTACGACTGGGCCCGCGGCTGGTACGCGGGCAAGCGGGTGCTGGTGACTGGCGGCACTTCGGGGATCGGCGCCGCCGTGGCGCGGGCGTTTGTGCTTTCGGGTGCCCACGTCACTGCGACGGGCGTGGCGCAGCGCGAGATCGATGCGCTGGGGGGCGACGTGGATTTTGCCGCAGCGGAACTGGGCCTGCTCGATGTGCGCGATGCCGCGGCGATCGGAGAACTGGTGGGCAAGCTGCCGGCGCTCGACATTCTGGTCAATTGCGCCGGGATGATCCGGCGGGGCGAGGAGCTGGATCCGGCCGTGTTCGAGCAGGTGCTGGACGTTAATCTCAACGGCACCATGCGCATGTGCTCGGCCGCCCAGCCTCTGCTCCAAGCATCGGGGCAGGGGAGCATCGTCAACCTTGCTTCCATGCTGTCGTTTTTCGGCGGGGGATTGGTGCCGGGCTATGCGGCGAGCAAGGGTGGCGTCAATCAGCTGACCAAGTCGCTCGCCATCGCCTTTGCCAAGGATGGCATCCGCGTCAATGCCGTAGCGCCGGGCTGGATCGCGACGCCCCTGACGCAGGCGCTGCGCGATGATCCTGCACGTTCGGACCCGATCCTCGCGCGCACGCCGATGGGGCGGTGGGGCCGGCCCGAGGACGTGGCCAATGCGGTGCTGTATCTGTGCTCGCCGGCGGCGGGCTTTGTCACCGGCTCAACCCTGGTGGTCGATGGCGGTTATTCCATTAGCTGA